TACCAGTTAAGGCTGGATATATTAGTAACCAAGCCAAGGTGCTATTACGTCCCAAGCGAGTTCGAGAATGTTTTTTGAGCGTTCTTGGATAGTTGGCTTTTTCCACTGGGTCGCATTAGTAATAGGATCTAGCATGTCAAGCCGTACTTGTTTCTTGAGTAAATTTTCGGTGCGCTTCGGGAAAGTTAAGCCTTCTTTCTTCGCTTGTTCAAATTGACTTTTTCTTTCTGGTTCTGTTTTTGCGGCTAACGCACGGTAAAATAACTTTTTCTTAGTCCAAGAGGCGTTACCAACGCTTGAATTTTCCTTTTGAGGAAGGAGAATAATGTTTCCTATTGTATGGCGAGTATATTGCTGCCTGTAAATTTCCTCATCCCAACCACTATCGGGCTTTGCATCTGGAGCAACGTGTTCAACGGTTGCATATTTACTGTTTTGCCATTTACTAAAGTTAAGATAGGCTAATTGATCACTGGGCGTTATTCCATCGCGTGTAAGAAGACCTGGATTCTCTTGATCCGCCGTAGCATTATCGGAAGCCGCAAAGAGCAAGAACCGACACAAAGGTTTTGCAGAACTGGCTAGGGGTACTTCACATACTCGAGAAACCCAAGTTTCCTTATTATCCACTCCGATACGCGGAGCTTCCAAATATTCTCTCAACATCTTCTTGAGATCATCTAAACTGAGAAGCGAATTTGAATAATCTAATCCAGTACAAAGTGTTCCCATCATCTTTCTAAAGTCGGTATCAATTCCTCCAGTAGTCCCTGTTATCGAGCGCCTTAGGACGAGAAAAGCGGTTAGTGCCATCACAGCGTCAGCGAAAGTATCCTCGTTTCCATCCTGCTGATATTGTGCCCAATATCGTGTCATTATTGGAAGTGCTAAACTTGTTTTCATAGCAGATATAAACGCGCAGCATAGTTTTAGTCGATCGCTCGTGTCGTTGGGATGGATACTGTTGAGATATTGGATAGAATCACGATTCCAATAGGTTTGCCTAAATTCTGCTATATCCGCCAACGATTGAACGATGATATATTTAATGTTTGAATTCACTGTCCCTTGAAATTTTTCTCTCAAATAACTACGCTGAGCAGCAAGGTTCTCTGGTAACTTATGGCCTTCAAGATGTAAGGCAAATGTAACCAGTAATTCTTTTGCCTCCTTTTGTCTTTTATCAATTTCAAAATGGTTTAAGTTCTCTTCAAGTCTTTCAAATTGTTTTGCGCTTTCAGTTCTACTAAAATTTGTATTCCCATTTTCACGTTCAAAACTCATTACGAGAGGTTTAAAAGTCTGAATAGCTGTCAGAGGTTCACCAGTTGTATTAAGAGAGTCAAAAATATCAAAGGCAGCATCTTCGTCACTTGTCTCAATCCGCATTAGAACAACTGATTTCAACATGTAATGAGAAAATAGCATAAGTCGGACAAAACCATGTGAATCGGAATTACTAACTATATCTGAAATTGCAAGGTCCTTTTCTGTTTGGTCAGACAGCGTATCCAATTTTTTAAACAAATTGCTCAATCCAGCATTCCGAAAAGCATCATGGCTAATCTGATTGAAATCTAGATCACTTTGCTCTGTAGTGTCTGCCATATCATTTCCTTTATAAATGCCTAACTCAACTTGTTTTTTTATATACTCATAGTTTTGAAAAAATCGAAGTGTATCAGCACTATCATTTGTTTGAACTGGAGAGAAAGCAGAGTAACTTTGTAAATAGTAATCGTCAAAATCATGCAAGAATGTGGCAATTACAGAATCATATTTTGCCTCAGGGTGGCTAAATGCCCGGTTATCATCTTGAGAACGAACTACACGAGGGAACCCGGACGTTCTACCACTGCTGCGAAGTTGGCCTATAACACAGTCATATAGCCTTTCACGAATAAACTTAATCTCCTTTTTTATCCAATTTATCGTAGGTTCTTGAAGACTGTTAGTGTTGTCTTTTTGTAAGTATAATTCTTCGGTTAAAGCACAACAAATGAGGATTAATGTTATTAATCTCTGCTGTCCATCTACTACAGAGAGTGAAGTTCCATTAAATGAAGATTCAGACTCCTCCTTTACAAGAATTAATGTGCCAAGGAAAGTATATGATTCATTATTAGATATGGAAAGATTATAGAATCTATTTAGGCAATCCTCTAGGAGCCGTTTTATGTTATCCTCGTTCCAATCGTAGGTCCGTTGATATTCAGGAACGCGAAAACCTACGTTTTCATTATAGCAAGTCATTGTGCCCTGAAAATGATCAGATTTTGCTGAGTAAATTTCTGAGACTGGTTGTGGCACGTAGTATCTCCGTATAATGAGTCCTAAAGCGAATTATTATTTGTGACAAATCAAACAAGGCTCCTCATCATCCTCATCATCGTGGACATCGGTTAGGATTTCTATCAAACGGCGGTTCGGTTTCGCTGTTTTCTTGGATGCCATTGCTTTTTCGGTATTTGCCTTGATTTGTGCTATCCGTTCTGGATCTGACAATTCTTCTAAACTTTCGCCTTGAATCCACGTGAACCGTTCACCTGTCTCTTCATTGAATTTCTCGTAACCTTTGGCGAGTTCAAAGAGGTCTGGATGTTCCTCTAACAGTCCTACCCATTCGGATTTGCGTTGGAAGAAACAGAAGTAACACCCAGAGCGCGTCCGCCACTGGTAATAATCAGGCAAACCGAGTCCGCTTTCCTCCAGAATTCGATAGACATCCTCTTTGGTGATACCGTCTTCTTTGAAAGGGTACTTGGGTTCAATGTTGCGGAGGGAGGCGGTTTTCAGCGGTTTATAGCCGACACGGTCCTCGTCGGCGCGGATAGCGACGTAGTTATACGCGCTATCTTCGCCAACGTATTCTTCAAAAGGTTTGATTTTGAGGTTAACGGTGCACCAGCGGACTTGAGACGACGGCAGCAACCCTCCATAAAGCGTCAGCCAATGATCAAAATCGCGGTTCTTATTTTGGTCGGAGTCCATGTTAAGGCGGACAATTGGTTTGCCGAGGAATACCTCTAATCTATCTAAAAATTCATAAGTCTCTGGTAGTTCCTTGCCGGTATCAGAAAAGAAGTATTCCATTTCTGGCACCCTGTCCCGCATGTAAACAGCGAGTGCGGAACTGTCTTTTCCACCGGAAAGACCAAGCAGATGGCGTGTCTTTTGTTCCATTCTTTCTCCTGAGGTAGGCATTTTATTGAGGACTGCTACATTTTGAGCATAACATATATGTGCCAAAATGTCAAACTGTGTTTTCTATTCTTCCTCTTGCATCAATTTTTGTGAAATACGCGCTAAAACCGCGAGACGAAATTCAGAATTTCCATCAACGTCAAATTTATCAAACACTTGTTCAAT
This sequence is a window from Candidatus Poribacteria bacterium. Protein-coding genes within it:
- a CDS encoding DUF262 domain-containing protein, whose translation is MPQPVSEIYSAKSDHFQGTMTCYNENVGFRVPEYQRTYDWNEDNIKRLLEDCLNRFYNLSISNNESYTFLGTLILVKEESESSFNGTSLSVVDGQQRLITLILICCALTEELYLQKDNTNSLQEPTINWIKKEIKFIRERLYDCVIGQLRSSGRTSGFPRVVRSQDDNRAFSHPEAKYDSVIATFLHDFDDYYLQSYSAFSPVQTNDSADTLRFFQNYEYIKKQVELGIYKGNDMADTTEQSDLDFNQISHDAFRNAGLSNLFKKLDTLSDQTEKDLAISDIVSNSDSHGFVRLMLFSHYMLKSVVLMRIETSDEDAAFDIFDSLNTTGEPLTAIQTFKPLVMSFERENGNTNFSRTESAKQFERLEENLNHFEIDKRQKEAKELLVTFALHLEGHKLPENLAAQRSYLREKFQGTVNSNIKYIIVQSLADIAEFRQTYWNRDSIQYLNSIHPNDTSDRLKLCCAFISAMKTSLALPIMTRYWAQYQQDGNEDTFADAVMALTAFLVLRRSITGTTGGIDTDFRKMMGTLCTGLDYSNSLLSLDDLKKMLREYLEAPRIGVDNKETWVSRVCEVPLASSAKPLCRFLLFAASDNATADQENPGLLTRDGITPSDQLAYLNFSKWQNSKYATVEHVAPDAKPDSGWDEEIYRQQYTRHTIGNIILLPQKENSSVGNASWTKKKLFYRALAAKTEPERKSQFEQAKKEGLTFPKRTENLLKKQVRLDMLDPITNATQWKKPTIQERSKNILELAWDVIAPWLGY
- a CDS encoding phosphoadenosine phosphosulfate reductase family protein; its protein translation is MEQKTRHLLGLSGGKDSSALAVYMRDRVPEMEYFFSDTGKELPETYEFLDRLEVFLGKPIVRLNMDSDQNKNRDFDHWLTLYGGLLPSSQVRWCTVNLKIKPFEEYVGEDSAYNYVAIRADEDRVGYKPLKTASLRNIEPKYPFKEDGITKEDVYRILEESGLGLPDYYQWRTRSGCYFCFFQRKSEWVGLLEEHPDLFELAKGYEKFNEETGERFTWIQGESLEELSDPERIAQIKANTEKAMASKKTAKPNRRLIEILTDVHDDEDDEEPCLICHK